From a region of the Salinispira pacifica genome:
- a CDS encoding CheR family methyltransferase codes for MAGYLTDTQFEKFKKLIYDESGITFSSSNRSILESRLRERVRNSSADDLDGYYQIIIRDEGELKGLLDSVTTNLTRFFRNQAHIETFEYYVIPELIKMKREQGNKEVKVWSAGCSTGEEPYTLAMVLKETLPPDFTITITASDISLKSLMIGKEGFYATQRISGVPEKYLKKYFDQREGGYAVKDELKKLIKFDYHNLQNDSGQRNLDVIFCRNVLIYFDAVAQKTVIDRFWASLATKSFLFIGHSESLFGMDTQFQFLKTDWACIYAKNS; via the coding sequence ATGGCAGGATATTTAACAGATACACAATTTGAAAAGTTTAAAAAGCTTATTTACGATGAGAGCGGGATTACATTCTCCAGTTCCAACCGTTCCATTCTGGAAAGCCGGCTTCGTGAACGGGTGAGGAATTCTTCAGCCGATGATCTGGACGGCTATTATCAGATTATTATTCGGGATGAAGGGGAGCTTAAAGGCCTTCTTGATTCGGTGACCACTAACCTGACCCGGTTTTTCCGGAATCAGGCTCATATAGAAACGTTTGAATACTATGTCATTCCTGAACTGATAAAAATGAAACGGGAACAGGGCAACAAGGAAGTGAAGGTCTGGAGTGCAGGGTGTTCCACCGGGGAAGAGCCCTACACACTGGCCATGGTATTGAAAGAAACCCTTCCACCGGATTTCACCATTACCATTACCGCTTCCGACATCTCTCTGAAGTCCCTGATGATCGGGAAAGAAGGATTTTATGCGACCCAGCGGATCAGCGGAGTGCCCGAGAAATATCTGAAAAAATATTTCGATCAACGGGAGGGGGGATACGCAGTAAAAGACGAATTGAAAAAGCTGATTAAATTTGACTATCATAACCTGCAGAATGACAGCGGCCAGAGAAATCTCGATGTAATATTCTGCAGAAATGTTTTGATCTATTTTGATGCCGTTGCACAGAAAACGGTAATAGACCGCTTCTGGGCAAGCCTGGCAACCAAGTCATTCCTTTTTATCGGACATTCGGAGTCTCTCTTCGGAATGGACACCCAGTTCCAGTTTCTGAAAACAGACTGGGCATGTATTTATGCAAAGAACAGCTAA
- a CDS encoding protein-glutamate methylesterase/protein-glutamine glutaminase has protein sequence MSSDAISVLVVDDSALMRNLVGRIIEGADGLRLAGKAMNGKFALSKIPNLKPEVIVLDLEMPEMNGVEFLQACQEQGIDLPVIVLSAVAKKGAKITMEALAAGAVDFIMKPQGAAPDEVRNIADHLIELVHSYGNRYRKRRGEPMVKPAKRRDVLKERPAEMPVNRKAPAEIRRPAAIPKDITPKDTPGQLEIIAIGISTGGPNALRKVFSEISSDLPVPVLIVQHMPAGFTLEFARSLDRICPLEVKEAADGDIIKKGRVLIAPGDFHITVEKRKLANILRLNQDPPMNGHRPSADVLFESVAKNFGNRAMGVIMTGMGRDGARNIGEIYMAGGITLGQDDASSVVYGMPRVAYENGFITEQVAIEDMAEKISSWARKLTGGDE, from the coding sequence GTGAGTTCTGACGCTATATCTGTTCTGGTAGTTGATGATTCAGCCCTGATGCGCAACCTTGTGGGCAGAATAATAGAAGGTGCCGACGGCCTGCGTCTTGCAGGCAAGGCGATGAACGGGAAATTCGCCCTCTCCAAAATCCCCAACCTCAAACCTGAGGTGATCGTTCTCGATTTGGAGATGCCGGAAATGAACGGGGTGGAATTTCTCCAGGCCTGTCAGGAGCAGGGCATCGACCTGCCGGTGATCGTCCTTTCTGCAGTGGCAAAAAAGGGCGCAAAAATCACCATGGAAGCCCTCGCCGCGGGAGCCGTCGATTTCATCATGAAGCCCCAGGGCGCAGCTCCCGACGAGGTTCGCAATATCGCCGACCATCTCATAGAACTGGTGCACTCCTATGGAAACCGCTACCGAAAACGCCGGGGCGAACCCATGGTGAAACCGGCCAAACGCCGGGATGTGCTCAAAGAACGGCCGGCGGAGATGCCGGTGAACCGGAAGGCTCCGGCAGAGATCCGCCGCCCCGCAGCCATCCCCAAAGATATCACGCCGAAAGACACACCCGGACAGCTGGAAATTATCGCAATCGGGATATCCACCGGCGGCCCCAACGCACTGAGAAAAGTGTTCTCAGAAATATCTTCTGATCTTCCGGTGCCGGTGCTCATCGTCCAGCATATGCCTGCGGGCTTCACCCTGGAATTTGCCCGGAGTCTGGACCGCATCTGCCCCCTGGAAGTGAAGGAGGCGGCGGACGGCGACATCATTAAAAAGGGCCGGGTGCTTATTGCACCGGGGGACTTTCATATCACCGTGGAAAAACGGAAACTGGCAAATATTCTCCGCCTTAATCAGGATCCGCCCATGAACGGACACCGTCCGTCGGCGGATGTGCTGTTTGAATCGGTTGCCAAAAACTTCGGGAACCGTGCCATGGGTGTGATCATGACCGGCATGGGCCGGGACGGGGCCAGAAATATCGGGGAAATTTACATGGCCGGGGGCATTACCCTGGGGCAGGACGATGCCAGCTCGGTGGTGTACGGTATGCCCCGAGTCGCTTATGAAAACGGATTCATTACCGAACAGGTTGCCATAGAAGATATGGCAGAAAAAATTTCGTCCTGGGCCCGGAAGCTTACCGGCGGGGATGAATAG
- the lipB gene encoding lipoyl(octanoyl) transferase LipB has translation MYSGEPSRKLSTTIFPDPVTYEEGYALQKKLHSQVAAGRLNDQLLLLEHLPVYTLGKRAEESDFLLGREALTRAGADIVEIDRGGQITYHGPGQIVLYIISNLGDRARSIRRFVEQLEQVVMDYLEQEFDIHSGRNPRHPGVWVGDAKIAAVGISIHEKTSMHGFALNLRPDLSAFAKIIPCGIRDKEVCSVESLLRSRVRPADSSRDDTSFQDFPRENISQVDISRLDISRLDISQVDIHLEMGKVAEHFRRIYGYSEMEISSLRI, from the coding sequence ATGTATTCCGGAGAACCATCACGCAAGCTCAGCACAACCATCTTTCCCGACCCGGTTACCTATGAAGAAGGGTATGCCCTGCAGAAAAAACTTCACAGTCAGGTTGCCGCAGGAAGACTGAACGATCAGCTGCTTCTCCTGGAGCATCTCCCGGTGTACACCCTGGGAAAACGGGCGGAAGAATCAGATTTTCTGCTGGGCAGGGAAGCGCTCACCCGGGCCGGGGCGGATATCGTGGAAATCGACCGGGGCGGCCAGATTACCTACCATGGGCCGGGTCAAATCGTCCTCTACATTATCAGCAATCTTGGGGATCGTGCCCGGAGCATTCGCCGCTTTGTTGAACAGCTGGAGCAGGTGGTCATGGATTACCTTGAGCAGGAGTTTGATATCCATTCCGGACGGAATCCCCGCCATCCGGGGGTCTGGGTGGGAGATGCGAAAATCGCCGCAGTGGGCATATCAATTCATGAAAAAACCAGCATGCATGGGTTTGCCCTGAACCTGCGCCCCGACCTCTCTGCCTTTGCAAAAATTATTCCCTGCGGCATCCGGGATAAAGAAGTGTGCTCGGTTGAATCCCTTCTCCGAAGCAGGGTTCGGCCGGCGGACAGCTCCCGGGATGATACTTCCTTTCAGGATTTTCCCCGTGAGAATATTTCACAGGTGGATATTTCACGGTTGGATATTTCACGGTTGGATATTTCACAGGTGGATATTCACCTGGAGATGGGGAAGGTGGCGGAGCATTTCCGCCGTATCTACGGTTATTCAGAGATGGAAATCAGTTCACTCCGGATCTGA